The following are encoded in a window of Microcaecilia unicolor chromosome 14, aMicUni1.1, whole genome shotgun sequence genomic DNA:
- the ANKRD35 gene encoding LOW QUALITY PROTEIN: ankyrin repeat domain-containing protein 35 (The sequence of the model RefSeq protein was modified relative to this genomic sequence to represent the inferred CDS: inserted 12 bases in 10 codons; deleted 2 bases in 2 codons; substituted 3 bases at 3 genomic stop codons), with the protein MKKIFSCSMSQVAVEKWNKYDQKLFQAVEKGDVEKVSSILSKKPIKAAKVTPRGNPRMFHLAASRGFSECLNILLAHGVEINAKNDDGRTALHLAACSCQPECVKLLLQRGANEDAVDFRSRTPLHCAASSGCVSSIIHLCEREDIHIDAFDNDGRTPLMIAAQRNHPTVCSLLLEHGAQVNLKDKEGRTALILACERNNIQAAEVLLANNANVKTTDCKGHNALYYASYSHDDALRRLLHEHMGTWEKGCDPKAEGSFQGIAEIHSGDVAQKHWDEDWQALPHEEWRWRYEEEHKKVLYLQAELMRKTQQFEVLAMECRMEKDQTGEQILEIDGSQXRKAEDQPGARKERDLCHSSEDNNFLDLLTKHEQKSFWGDVIGREGFEQETKKLVKKYQEEIDHLQGEVASAQEEMVSARKRTEELEGHLENMRAVISQFXKRKCTHSSMIEELQEQITEITSENENLQALVKKLQDGVEVKDGKIGIMSGGITMIEPMDSQAVLDDVIKELTQLLVQMRKEYANIQWGKQVLLKXQMEEVVKSQPQPXLETLVREDFERSATFFKKTVADLEQLLTDLEQKNINLQEKSKQLREMIGLSQNEVSVKENDLSQNENASEVFVHSTVSGMQDWEQQLGKTQKQHPKHQREYKGALQENAVLKDIRKLLQTSSPGIQDDTSKIIQQEEKSTGRIQPLEDTEHESLIGIDSVEMKDTVNKKIADLEKEVHDLGLSRAALLTELSEIEMERDKLEEDLEALQRSVQTDFLPRKEMQNLIEDLEKNFLLLSEELSTEQKATKKLRSKLEAQRNYILMLIDNFPKEIIHEENYKKEGHFSTDVLEELYWNIGTLVRKHDEAVMQKLKLEKENQSLWDDQSQHVSIKDYNQLQRSMTKELETRXSEIQKLSWKLSEAIKHAEKLETELTNQKTNSIPKGEHLQQVTSLDKNLTEVKGRLESAXLTVEEKCQEINMLKLQLDQASEEIQEMSXQREXCLQQHENVISSLEKEIQKLKEDHTADYSHKGSNAQQTSMTHIKDRHAVEIQEHKHQLXKATENAQQLQKRXYPEHNYVPNEKHQHQVTIEGKDHDVSMLQHQPDQATEEIKEMTSTEEKSICSSEKKPXHIECVSILDHNAMKTAMTQTIETQATMIQELEGKLTEAMKDIQEQQKELSIQKINSVPKKYKMELLWRKILLKFKRSYHPSTELLDGECQVTEVQKQRSIEEGCIQNPKDMVTLLEVENQRSADGIQTNVIHTATEMEQVNQKLLEPVNVQDTKTDPLCQKTKYVPYNEHLQQVTALEEALTEVTEELESDKTKVDKQSQEIVYVKVSDQPSSQXDQRAKSRETNCLQVLMDVESSLVFQVQAPKEDGKALASRKEVESPSNENQIKEPINMEATLEQSQKMMDPQCDKLEDLTAISQDREWKISELLYYLQKCAEELXKLRNRNASFQQCLEETRKQHEQIVSIYRSHLLNAAQGFMDGDVHSTLSGILQIHSQMVC; encoded by the exons ATGAAGAAAATCTTCTCGTGTTCGATGTCTCAAGTGGCC GTGGAGAAATGGAACAAGTATGACCAGAAACTCTTCCAGGCAGTGGAGAAAGGAGATGTGGAGAAAGTCTCTTCCATTCTGTCCAAGAAGCCAATCAAGGCGGCAAAAGTCACCCCAAGGGGCAATCCACGTAT GTTCCATCTGGCTGCCTCCAGAGGTTTCTCTGAGTGCCTAAATATCCTGCTGGCTCATGGTGTAGAAATCAATGCTAAAAATGATGATG GTCGTACAGCTCTCCACTTGGCTGCCTGCTCCTGTCAACCAGAATGTGTGAAACTTCTTCTACAG CGTGGCGCTAATGAGGACGCGGTGGATTTCCGAAGTCGGACCCCCTTGCACTGTGCTG CCTCCTCTGGATGCGTCTCCAGCATAATACATCTTTGTGAGAGGGAAGATATTCATATTGATGCCTTTGATAAT GATGGAAGGACCCCACTGATGATTGCTGCTCAAAGGAATCACCCAACTGTTTGTTCCCTTTTGCTGGAGCACGGAGCTCAGGTCAACCTCAAGGACAAGGAGGGGAG AACCGCTTTAATCCTTGCTTGTGAGAGGAACAACATCCAGGCAGCGGAGGTGCTACTGGCCAACAATGCTAACGTCAAGACCACAGACTGCAAGGGCCACAATGCTTTGTACTATGCCAGTTATTCCCATGATGATGCATTGAGGAGATTACTCCATGAGCATATGGGGACCTGGGAAAAAG GATGTGATCCGAAAGCAGAAGGCAGCTTTCAG GGGATAGCAGAGATCCACTCTGGTGATGTGGCCCAGAAACATTGGGATGAGGACTGGCAGGCCCTGCCTCATGAAGAATGGAGATGGAGGTATGAAGAGGAACATAAGAAAGTCTTGTACCTCCAAGCAGAGCTGATGAGGAAGACACAGCAGTTTGAGGTCCTC GCAATGGAATGTAGGATGGAGAAAGATCAGACTGGAGAACAAATTCTGGAGATAGATGGATCAC CAAGGAAGGCTGAGGATCAACCAGGTGCAAGAAAAGAAAGAGATTTATGCCATAGTTCAGAGGACAATAACTTTCTTGATCTACTAACGAAACATGAACAAAAATCATTCTGGGGGGATGTGATTGGAAGAGAAGGATTTGAACAGGAGACAAAGAAGCTAGTGAAGAAGTACCAAGAAGAGATAGATCACCTTCAAGGCGAAGTGGCATCAGCTCAGGAGGAGATG GTGAGTGCACGAAAAAGGACAGAGGAACTGGAGGGTCACTTGGAAAACATGAGGGCTGTCATCTCCCAGT GCAAGAGGAAATGTACCCATAGCAGCATGATAGAAGAGCTCCAGGAACAGATCACTGAAATCACCAGTGAAAATGAAAATCTCCAGGCACTTGTGAAAAAGCTACAAGATGGTGTTGAAGTAAAAGATGGAAAAATTGGAATAATGTCAGGGGGAATCACTATGATAGAGCCCATGGATTCTCAGGCAGTCTTAGATGATGTCATCAAAGAGTTGACGCAATTATTGGTGCAAATGAGAAAGGAATATGCCAATATACAATGGGGGAAACAAGTTCTCTTGA CGCAAATGGAGGAAGTTGTGAAGAGCCAACCACAAC GACTAGAAACATTGGTTAGAGAAGACTTTGAGAGAAGTGCAACGTTTTTTAAGAAAACTGTGGCAGACTTGGAACAGTTGTTAACTGACTTGGAGCAGAAGAATATCAATTTGCAAGAGAAATCTAAGCAGCTTCGAGAAATGATTGGCTTATCCCAAAATGAAGTATCTGTAAAAGAGAATGACTTATCCCAAAATGAA AATGCATCTGAGGTGTTTGTCCATAGTACAGTGTCAGGAATGCAAGATTGGGAGCAGCAGCTGGGCAAAACCCAAAAGCAACACCCAAAACACCAAAGAGAATATAAAGGGGCCTTGCAAGAAAATGCTGTCCTTAAAGATATAAGGAAATTGCTTCAGACAAGTTCCCCTGGTATTCAGGATGACACATCCAAAATAATCCAGCAGGAGGAAAAGAGCACAGGAAGAATTCAGCCCCTGGAGGACACAGAACATGAATCCCTCATTGGCATCGACAGTGTGGAAATGAAGGACACTGTGAACAAGAAGATAGCAGATCTAGAGAAAGAGGTCCATGACCTTGGGCTGAGCCGTGCTGCACTACTTACTGAACTGAGTGAAATTGAAATGGAAAGGGACAAATTGGAGGAAGACCTGGAGGCCCTCCAGCGGAGTGTGCAGACTGACTTCCTCCCAAGGAAAGAAATGCAAAACCTGATTGAAGACCTGGAAAAGAACTTCCTGCTTTTATCAGAGGAGCTGTCCACAGAGCAGAAAGCCACAAAGAAACTAAGATCCAAACTGGAAGCCCAGAGAAATTACATTCTCATGCTGATAGACAATTTCCCAAAAGAGATAATTCATGAAGAAAACTataagaaagaaggtcatttcaGCACAGATGTCTTGGAGGAGCTGTACTGGAACATAGGCACACTGGTGAGGAAACATGATGAAGCTGTAATGCAGAAGTTAAAACTAGAAAAGGAGAATCAAAGTCTCTGGGATGATCAGAGTCAGCATGTGTCCATCAAAGACTACAACCAATTACAAAGATCCATGACCAAGGAATTAGAAACCA CCAGTGAAATCCAGAAGCTCAGCTGGAAGCTATCTGAAGCCATAAAACATGCTGAAAAACTAGAAACAGAATTGACAAATCAGAAGACAAATTCCATACCCAAAGGGGAGCACTTACAGCAAGTGACTTCTCTGGACAAAAATCTCACAGAAGTGAAAGGGAGATTAGAGTCAG AGTTAACAGtggaagaaaaatgtcaagaaatcAACATGTTAAAGCTCCAACTTGATCAAGCAAGTGAAGAGATCCAAGAGATGAG CCAGAGAGAATAATGTTTACAGCAACATGAGAATGTCATAAGCTCTTTGGAAAAGGAGATCCAGAAGTTGAAGGAAGATCAT ACAGCTGACTACAGCCATAAAGGATCAAATGCTCAGCAGACTTCAATGACTCATATAAAAGACAGACACGCTGTCGAAATTCAGGAGCATAAGCATCAGC TCAAAGCCACAGAGAATGCTCAACAACTGCAAAAGAGATGATACCCAGAGCACAATTATGTGCCAAATGAGAAGCACCAACACCA GGTAACGATAGAAGGGAAAGATCATGATGTGTCAATGTTACAGCACCAACCTGACCAAGCAACAGAAGAAATTAAAGAGATGACATCCACTGAAGAGAAAAGTATATGTTCTtcagaaaaaaaacc ccatattgAATGTGTATCCATCCTAGATCACAATGCTATGAAGACCGCTATGACCCAAACAATAGAAACCCAAGCCACTATGATCCAAGAATTAGAGGGCAAGCTGACTGAAGCCATGAAAGATATCCAAGAACAGCAGAAAGAATTGTCAATCCAAAAAATAAATTCTGTaccaaagaagtacaaaatggAATTACTTTGGAGAAAGATTTTACTGAAGTTCAAAAGAAGTTACCATCCCAGTACAGAACTTCTGGATGGGGAATGTCAAGTTACTGAAGTCCAAAAGCAAAGATCTATAGAAGAGGGCTGTATACAGAATCCAAAGGACATGGTAACTCTTTTAGAAGTGGAAAACCAGAGGTCTGCAGATGGTATTCAAACCAACGTGATCCACACAGCCACTGAAATGGAACAGGTGAACCAGAAGCTATTGGAACCAGTGAATGTCCAAGACACAAAGACAGATCCATTGTGTCAGAAGACAAAGTATGTGCCCTACAATGAGCATTTGCAACAAGTAACTGCTTTAGAGGAAGCACTCACAGAAGTGACAGAAGAGTTAGAGTCAGATAAAACAAAAGTTGATAAGCAAAGTCAAGAGATTGTTTATGTTAAAGTGTCAGATCAACCAAGCAGCCAATGAGATCAGAGAGCAAAGTCGAGGGAAACAAACTGTCTTCAAGTGCTTATGGATGTTGAGAGTTCTTTGGTCTTCCAAGTTCAGGCTCCCAAAGAGGATGGAAAGGCCCTAGCATCAA GGAAGGAAGTGGAGAGTCCAAGCAATGAAAATCAAATTAAGGAGCCAATAAACATGGAAGCTACACTTGAACAGTCACAGAAAATGATGGACCCTCAATGTGACAAGTTAGAAGACCTCACCGCCATAAGTCAAGATAGAGAGTGGAAA